One window from the genome of Prosthecobacter vanneervenii encodes:
- a CDS encoding YgaP family membrane protein, with translation MKPNMGTADRILRVLFGLGLIAYGIVNHSWVGAIGAVPLLTAFVRFCPLYCPLGINTIGKGKGGNDKGGCCGGGGCCG, from the coding sequence ATGAAACCAAACATGGGAACAGCAGACCGCATCCTGCGCGTCCTTTTCGGCCTCGGCCTCATCGCCTACGGCATCGTCAATCACAGCTGGGTCGGCGCCATTGGTGCCGTGCCGCTGCTCACCGCCTTCGTGCGTTTCTGTCCGCTCTACTGCCCGTTGGGCATCAACACCATCGGCAAGGGCAAGGGGGGCAATGACAAAGGTGGCTGCTGCGGTGGTGGTGGGTGCTGCGGCTAA
- a CDS encoding efflux RND transporter permease subunit — protein sequence MSTPAENSSHLGIAGRIAAAFVDSKLTPLVVIASVILGAAAVVLLPREEEPQIKVPMVDVLVSMPGSSANEIEERATRPMEKLLWEVPGVEYLYSTSRDSESLVIVRFKVGEDPERSLVKITEKLRSNYDRIPMGVSPPLIKPKSIDDVPILALTFHSARYDHLTLRRLAAQVEESVKQVPLVAETTLLGGSRRAVRVMLDPVKLASRNLSPAGLVPMLQQANRQFRAGGLTTGNNEVLVETGAFLRTAHEVGDVVIGVFSGRPVYLREVAEIIDGGEEPTQYVFHGSKSADEPAVTLSIAKRPGANAISVADEVLHKVDLLKGTIIPADVQVSVTRNYGETAAEKSNELLLHMGIAVFSVAILIWLTLGWRESGIVAVAIPATLALTLLIFYLYGFTLNRITLFALIFSIGILVDDAIVVVENIVRHFHLPQNKGRSWSSIAVEAVGEVGNPTILATFAVIAAVLPMAFVGGLMGPYMRPIPIGASAAMFWSLLIAFIVTPWASIRILRWGGKYSKLTEGKAVDDGHKHLASEHEEDFFTKLYRRMMGPLIHHTGSRWMFLIGITVLLLGAMATVGLGWVKVKMLPFDNKSEFQVILNMPEGASLEQTAAVAREMAAVIRKEPEVTDYQIYTGVASPYNFNGLVRHYFLRRGANVADIQVNLVGKHERKAQSHDIAKRVRPAVAEIAARYDARVAIAEVPPGPPVLQTLVAEIYGPDEESRLKMARAVKDIFKATPGVVDVDWYVEADQQKARFIIDKEKAALHGISAATISQTLKIAVDGESVDLLHQPQEKEDVNIRLELPRSAKTTAEDLLALRVRSGDANALPEPGASGAPLVPLRELVKVEHVTVEKSRYHKNLMPVTYVIGDVAGVVESPVYAIFQMNEALKKLDTREFGGSGADLKILNATMPFSDAEPAMKWDGEWHITIEVFRDLGAAFGACLILIYVLMVGWFRSFITPAIVMVAIPFSLVGILPAHGLMDAFFTATSMIGFMAGGGIVVRNSIILVDFIELRIQEGMPLSEAVIDAGAVRFRPMLLTAMAVVVGAAVILADPIFQGLAIALMAGEIASLFISRMAVPVLYFMANKHSHPESPTQN from the coding sequence ATGAGCACTCCTGCCGAAAACTCCTCCCACCTTGGCATCGCGGGCCGCATTGCCGCTGCGTTTGTGGACTCCAAGCTGACCCCGCTGGTCGTCATCGCCTCAGTCATCCTCGGTGCCGCCGCCGTGGTGTTGCTGCCTCGCGAGGAGGAGCCGCAGATCAAGGTTCCCATGGTAGATGTGCTGGTGTCCATGCCCGGCTCCTCGGCCAATGAGATCGAGGAGCGCGCCACGCGCCCGATGGAAAAGCTGCTCTGGGAGGTGCCCGGCGTGGAGTATCTCTACAGCACCTCACGCGACAGCGAGAGCCTCGTCATCGTGCGCTTCAAGGTGGGCGAGGATCCCGAGCGCAGTCTGGTGAAGATCACGGAAAAGCTGCGCTCAAACTATGACCGCATCCCGATGGGTGTCTCCCCGCCGCTGATCAAACCGAAGAGCATTGACGACGTGCCGATTCTCGCGCTGACCTTCCACAGCGCGCGGTATGATCACCTCACACTTCGCCGTCTGGCCGCGCAGGTGGAGGAGTCGGTGAAGCAGGTGCCGCTGGTGGCGGAGACCACGCTGCTGGGCGGCTCCCGCCGTGCCGTGCGTGTGATGCTGGACCCCGTCAAACTGGCCTCACGCAATCTCAGCCCCGCAGGTCTCGTGCCCATGCTGCAGCAGGCCAACCGCCAGTTCCGCGCAGGTGGCCTGACCACAGGAAACAACGAGGTGCTGGTGGAGACCGGAGCTTTCCTGCGCACCGCGCATGAGGTGGGAGATGTGGTCATCGGCGTCTTCAGTGGACGCCCCGTGTATTTGCGGGAGGTGGCCGAGATCATCGACGGCGGCGAGGAGCCCACGCAGTATGTCTTTCACGGCAGCAAGAGTGCTGACGAGCCCGCCGTGACGCTCAGCATCGCCAAGCGCCCTGGAGCCAACGCCATCAGCGTGGCCGACGAGGTGCTGCACAAGGTGGACCTGCTCAAAGGCACGATCATTCCCGCCGACGTGCAGGTCAGTGTGACTCGCAACTATGGCGAAACTGCGGCAGAGAAATCCAATGAGCTCCTGCTGCACATGGGCATTGCGGTTTTCAGCGTGGCCATTCTCATCTGGCTCACGCTCGGCTGGCGGGAGAGCGGCATCGTGGCGGTGGCTATTCCGGCCACGTTGGCGCTCACGCTGCTCATCTTCTACCTATACGGCTTCACGCTGAACCGCATCACGCTCTTTGCGCTGATCTTCAGCATCGGCATCTTGGTGGACGACGCCATTGTGGTGGTGGAAAACATAGTGCGTCATTTCCACCTGCCTCAGAACAAGGGTCGGAGCTGGTCCAGCATCGCGGTGGAGGCCGTGGGAGAGGTGGGAAATCCCACCATCCTGGCCACTTTTGCCGTGATCGCCGCCGTGCTCCCCATGGCCTTTGTGGGCGGGCTCATGGGGCCCTACATGCGGCCCATTCCCATCGGGGCCAGCGCGGCCATGTTCTGGTCATTGCTCATCGCCTTCATCGTCACGCCCTGGGCCTCCATCCGCATCCTGCGCTGGGGCGGCAAGTACTCCAAGCTGACTGAAGGCAAGGCCGTGGACGACGGCCATAAGCACCTGGCCTCCGAGCATGAGGAGGATTTTTTCACCAAGCTCTATCGCCGCATGATGGGCCCGTTGATTCACCACACCGGTTCGCGCTGGATGTTTCTCATTGGCATCACCGTGCTGCTGCTCGGTGCCATGGCCACGGTGGGCCTCGGCTGGGTGAAGGTGAAGATGCTGCCCTTTGACAACAAAAGCGAGTTTCAGGTGATCCTGAACATGCCGGAGGGAGCCTCCCTGGAGCAGACCGCCGCCGTGGCGCGCGAGATGGCCGCTGTGATCCGCAAGGAGCCGGAGGTGACCGACTACCAGATCTACACCGGCGTGGCCTCGCCCTACAATTTCAACGGCCTCGTGCGCCACTACTTCCTGCGCCGTGGTGCCAACGTTGCTGACATCCAGGTGAACCTGGTGGGCAAGCACGAGCGCAAGGCGCAGAGCCACGATATCGCCAAACGTGTGCGCCCTGCCGTGGCGGAGATTGCCGCGCGCTACGACGCACGAGTGGCCATCGCCGAAGTGCCGCCCGGCCCGCCCGTGCTGCAGACGCTGGTGGCGGAAATCTACGGCCCGGATGAAGAAAGCCGCCTCAAGATGGCGCGTGCGGTGAAGGACATCTTCAAGGCCACGCCCGGCGTCGTGGATGTGGATTGGTATGTGGAGGCCGACCAGCAGAAGGCGCGCTTCATCATCGACAAGGAAAAGGCCGCTCTCCACGGCATCAGCGCCGCCACCATTTCACAGACCCTCAAGATCGCCGTGGATGGTGAGTCCGTGGACCTGCTGCACCAGCCGCAGGAGAAGGAGGACGTCAATATTCGCCTGGAGCTGCCACGCTCCGCCAAGACCACAGCGGAAGACTTGCTGGCGCTGCGCGTGCGCTCCGGCGATGCCAATGCGCTGCCCGAGCCCGGAGCCAGCGGCGCACCGCTGGTGCCGCTGCGCGAATTGGTGAAGGTGGAGCACGTCACCGTGGAAAAGAGCCGCTATCACAAGAACCTCATGCCCGTGACCTACGTCATCGGCGATGTGGCCGGAGTGGTGGAGAGCCCCGTGTACGCCATCTTCCAGATGAACGAGGCACTGAAGAAGCTCGACACGCGTGAGTTCGGAGGCAGCGGCGCAGATCTCAAGATTCTCAATGCCACCATGCCCTTCAGCGATGCCGAGCCTGCCATGAAATGGGATGGCGAGTGGCACATCACCATCGAGGTTTTTCGCGATCTCGGTGCTGCCTTCGGCGCCTGCCTGATTCTTATCTACGTGCTCATGGTGGGCTGGTTCCGCAGCTTCATCACGCCCGCCATCGTCATGGTGGCCATCCCTTTCTCTCTCGTGGGCATCCTGCCTGCGCACGGGCTCATGGATGCCTTCTTCACCGCCACCAGCATGATCGGCTTCATGGCAGGAGGTGGTATCGTGGTGCGCAATTCCATCATCCTCGTCGATTTCATCGAGCTCCGCATCCAGGAGGGCATGCCACTGAGCGAGGCCGTGATCGACGCCGGTGCCGTGCGTTTCCGCCCCATGCTGCTCACCGCCATGGCGGTCGTGGTGGGCGCGGCGGTCATTCTGGCAGACCCCATCTTCCAGGGCCTCGCCATCGCACTCATGGCTGGGGAGATAGCCAGCCTCTTCATCAGCCGCATGGCCGTGCCGGTACTCTACTTCATGGCCAACAAGCATTCACATCCTGAATCTCCAACCCAAAACTAA
- a CDS encoding rhodanese-like domain-containing protein produces the protein MILRSMMWTLITLAVVAALWFWYEGSWDRRLFSATPGCTCANLNAGQANSWLQAHPETQVLDVRSSGEYADGALPGAVNISIGDPAFETKAGALDKTKPVLVYCAGGYRSRKAVAMLKELGFRNIQHIHRGYMSWKPDAQP, from the coding sequence ATGATTCTGCGCAGCATGATGTGGACACTCATCACCCTCGCTGTCGTCGCGGCCCTGTGGTTCTGGTATGAGGGGAGCTGGGACCGCCGGCTCTTCTCAGCCACCCCGGGCTGCACCTGCGCCAACCTCAACGCCGGGCAGGCCAATAGCTGGCTGCAGGCGCATCCTGAGACCCAGGTGCTGGACGTGCGCTCTTCCGGCGAATACGCCGATGGAGCCCTGCCTGGAGCCGTGAACATCTCGATCGGCGATCCTGCTTTTGAAACCAAGGCCGGTGCGCTGGATAAAACCAAGCCTGTGCTGGTGTACTGTGCTGGCGGCTATCGCAGCCGCAAGGCCGTGGCCATGCTCAAAGAGCTTGGCTTCCGCAACATCCAGCACATCCACCGCGGCTACATGTCGTGGAAACCCGATGCCCAGCCATAA
- a CDS encoding class I SAM-dependent methyltransferase — MKFPRLLLIPVLATFAIAQEASVKPGINDKFLDPNLKADEWAQKFETESREIFHQREKIVAALRLRPGLSVADIGAGTGLFTLPFAQGVGPKGHVYAVDIAKNFLSHIQARAIQAQAANVTTVQCTPRSVGLPEASIDLAFICDVYHHFEYPQDSLASLHKALKPGGQLVLIDFKRIPGVSSDFVMGHVRAGQEVFEAEVTAAGFEKLTETTDVLKENYFVRFKRK, encoded by the coding sequence ATGAAATTTCCCCGCCTTCTTCTCATTCCAGTTCTTGCCACCTTTGCCATCGCTCAAGAAGCGAGCGTGAAGCCGGGCATCAATGACAAGTTTCTCGATCCCAACCTCAAGGCCGACGAGTGGGCGCAGAAGTTTGAAACTGAAAGCCGCGAGATCTTTCATCAGCGCGAGAAGATTGTGGCCGCGCTGCGGCTGCGTCCCGGCCTGAGCGTGGCGGACATCGGCGCAGGCACGGGACTATTCACCCTTCCCTTTGCTCAGGGGGTCGGGCCCAAGGGCCATGTGTACGCCGTGGACATTGCCAAAAACTTTCTCTCTCACATCCAGGCCCGTGCCATTCAGGCTCAGGCGGCCAACGTCACCACCGTGCAGTGTACACCGCGCAGCGTGGGACTGCCGGAGGCCAGCATCGATCTCGCCTTCATCTGCGACGTGTACCACCACTTTGAGTATCCGCAGGACAGCCTGGCCAGCCTGCACAAGGCGCTGAAGCCCGGCGGCCAGCTCGTGCTCATCGACTTCAAGCGGATCCCCGGCGTGAGCAGCGACTTCGTCATGGGCCACGTGCGTGCCGGGCAGGAGGTCTTTGAAGCCGAAGTCACCGCCGCCGGTTTCGAAAAGCTGACTGAGACGACCGATGTGCTGAAGGAAAACTACTTCGTGCGTTTCAAGCGGAAGTGA
- a CDS encoding efflux RND transporter periplasmic adaptor subunit, with translation MKPWILLSTLLLLVSCGRHEAASHKAAALSEAKVKVQGARLQPHTAAEEVVGTVRSKLRAMVEAKISGRLLEYTAIPGTKVKKGDLLARLENQEIQAKVDQAKAMLEQAQSDFSRQKQLIESKATARQDFDAADARVKVATASVSEAETMAGYARVTAPFDGVITRKLADVGDLAMPGKPLLEIEAPTSLRFEADLPEAMLDRVSMGAKMQVRIATLPQPLEAVVSEIAPVADPVSRTFLVKLDLPSAEGLRTGQFGRVAVPVAETKLLLVPAASVIRRGQMELLFVAKDGHALLRLVKTGKVLSDGIEILSGLEEGAQVVINDAAKLTDGQPVTIQP, from the coding sequence ATGAAACCTTGGATTCTCCTCTCCACACTATTGCTTCTGGTCTCCTGTGGCAGGCATGAAGCAGCCAGCCACAAGGCCGCAGCACTGTCTGAAGCCAAAGTGAAGGTGCAGGGGGCTCGCCTGCAGCCGCACACCGCCGCCGAGGAGGTGGTGGGCACCGTGCGCTCCAAACTCCGCGCCATGGTGGAGGCCAAGATCAGCGGCCGTCTCTTGGAGTACACCGCCATCCCCGGCACCAAGGTGAAGAAGGGCGATCTGCTGGCACGCCTGGAGAATCAGGAGATCCAGGCCAAGGTGGATCAGGCCAAGGCCATGCTGGAGCAGGCGCAGAGCGACTTCTCCCGCCAGAAGCAGCTCATCGAGAGCAAGGCCACTGCGAGGCAGGACTTTGACGCCGCCGATGCTCGCGTGAAGGTGGCCACCGCCAGCGTGAGCGAGGCCGAGACCATGGCCGGATACGCCCGCGTGACGGCCCCGTTTGACGGTGTCATCACACGCAAGCTGGCAGACGTGGGCGACTTGGCCATGCCGGGCAAGCCGCTGCTGGAGATCGAGGCTCCCACCTCGCTGCGTTTTGAAGCCGACCTGCCAGAGGCCATGCTGGACCGCGTAAGCATGGGCGCAAAAATGCAGGTGCGCATCGCCACGCTGCCACAGCCGCTGGAGGCCGTGGTGAGCGAGATCGCCCCGGTGGCCGATCCTGTGAGCCGAACATTTCTGGTCAAGCTGGATCTCCCAAGTGCCGAGGGTCTTCGCACCGGCCAGTTTGGCCGCGTGGCTGTACCCGTGGCAGAGACAAAGCTGCTGCTGGTGCCCGCCGCCAGCGTGATCAGGCGCGGCCAGATGGAGCTGCTCTTTGTGGCCAAAGACGGCCATGCACTGCTGCGCCTAGTCAAGACGGGCAAGGTGCTCTCTGACGGCATCGAGATCCTCTCTGGTCTTGAGGAAGGGGCGCAGGTCGTGATCAACGACGCCGCCAAACTCACCGATGGCCAACCCGTGACGATCCAGCCATGA
- a CDS encoding RNA recognition motif domain-containing protein has protein sequence MNTKMYVGNLPFSATTDDVSVLFSEFGTVTDVHLPMDRDSGRPRGFAFVTMDTPEAMNAAMTALNGHEYGGRNLAINEARPKEERPSGGYGGGGGGRGGYGGKGGGRGGYGGGGGGGGRY, from the coding sequence ATGAATACCAAAATGTATGTGGGCAACCTGCCCTTCTCCGCCACCACTGACGACGTGAGTGTGCTTTTCTCTGAATTCGGTACTGTGACCGACGTCCATCTGCCCATGGACCGTGACTCCGGCCGCCCTCGTGGCTTTGCTTTTGTGACGATGGACACCCCTGAAGCCATGAATGCAGCCATGACCGCCCTCAACGGCCACGAATACGGTGGCCGCAATCTGGCCATCAATGAAGCCCGTCCGAAGGAAGAACGTCCTTCCGGCGGCTATGGTGGCGGCGGCGGTGGCCGTGGTGGTTACGGCGGCAAAGGCGGTGGCCGTGGCGGTTACGGTGGCGGTGGCGGCGGCGGTGGTCGCTACTAA
- a CDS encoding YgaP family membrane protein, with protein MKLENAIRALAGTLILLSLALSHYVHPNWIWLAVFVGANLLQSAFTGFCPAETIFKKLGFKDSCTAKR; from the coding sequence ATGAAGCTCGAAAACGCCATCCGCGCCCTCGCCGGCACCCTGATCCTCCTCAGTCTGGCTCTCAGCCACTACGTGCACCCAAACTGGATCTGGTTGGCCGTTTTTGTGGGGGCCAATCTCCTGCAGTCCGCCTTCACGGGCTTTTGTCCGGCTGAAACCATCTTCAAAAAGCTGGGCTTTAAAGATTCCTGCACAGCAAAACGCTAA
- a CDS encoding ArsR/SmtB family transcription factor, with translation MPAARKKNLPPVSEEALVLIASWFRTLAEPSRLKILRALEEGEKNITELVEATGLTQANVSRHVQSLVEAGMVGRRREGLTAICFIADPTITELCDNVCTNLLKRLSQQMKKLGGV, from the coding sequence ATGCCTGCCGCACGCAAAAAAAACCTGCCGCCGGTTTCGGAGGAGGCCCTCGTCTTGATCGCCTCCTGGTTCCGGACCCTGGCCGAACCCAGCCGCCTGAAAATCCTGCGCGCCCTGGAGGAGGGCGAAAAGAACATCACCGAACTCGTGGAGGCAACGGGCCTGACCCAGGCCAACGTCTCGCGCCATGTGCAGTCGCTGGTGGAGGCTGGCATGGTGGGCCGCCGCCGTGAGGGGCTGACCGCCATCTGCTTCATCGCCGATCCCACGATCACCGAGCTGTGCGACAACGTCTGCACCAATCTGCTCAAGCGCCTCTCCCAGCAAATGAAGAAGCTGGGCGGAGTCTGA